In Lepus europaeus isolate LE1 chromosome 19, mLepTim1.pri, whole genome shotgun sequence, the genomic window ATAAGGTGCCAGACACTGAGAGAGCAAGggttgctcctggcttcctgggtcTTCTCGTCCCCTCTCCCTGGTAACCGAAAGTCTCACGTCCATGTCCTCAGTCTAGATGGGATACCTCTGAAAAATGGGGGTTTGCAGTGCACCCCTGACTCAGCAGCCTCCAGGGCTCCGCTGCCCCATGCGTGATGGACTGCTGATGGTGGCGGGGAGCAGCTGCCTCTGGGCTCCCCTCACATATCCATCGACACCTTGGGTCCTGTTTGCTTACACCTTCTGCTTCTGCCCCTCTTTTGGGGGCACCAACAAGACTCCCAGCCTCCACTCTGCTCTTCTTCCCCAGATCCACTTCCTGGCCAACAAGAATAAGGCTCTCAAATTCGTTCAAGATCATCCCACATTCTCCTTTGCCCTCAGAATGAAATCCAAAAGGCCACATGTGGCAAACGGGGCCCTGCATTAACACAGTTCTCAAAAGTCCAGCCTTTGGCTTCAGGTACACCCAAGTTTGAATGTTGGGGCTGGTTCAAGATTCAAACTCAAGTGCACTTGAGTTTGAGACCTTGAGCGATTTTCTTAGTCTCTGGAAACCTCAGTTCCTTCTAATGTAAACTGGTGATAATGATATCTACTGCAAAAGCGTATTGTGAGGCCTCTGCACCCGACCCAGGGCTGGGACCAGAGCAAAAGGTTTGCAGGTCAGTGCAAGGGATGAAGGCTGAGGATGTAGGGCAGAGGGGGCAGCTCCTGAACTAGGGACAATGAGATGAGGCCCGTTTTGGACAGGTTGAGTGTAACAGATCTATGCGGGTCCAGAGGAGGCATCCAAGGGCATTGGACCAGGGGCCTGGAACCAAGAGGGGTGCCTTGGCTGGAAAGCAGACAAGGGAGTTGCCAGTATGTGAGTGGGAAGAAGCGctcgtggtgggggaggggccggtggGAGGCCTCCCCAGCTAGAGGTTCACCTGCAGGGAAGAGGAGCTCgtgcaggaggctggggaggagaggaatggagggaggaagcACCCAACAGCCATGGGAGACAGGGCTTGGGGTGGTCAAGGGTGGCCGGCTGGGCAGAGGCTTTGGGGAGGCCAAGGGAGCTAAAGGCCAAGATGGGGCAACGGGACTTGGGGACCAGGAGCTCTTTTAGTGGCCACATCTGGAGAGGTCAGGAGGGGGAGCTGACCCCAGGTTAAAGTAGGAGAGGAAGAGGACAGGGTGGAGGGGGTGACTGTGGATGACATGAAAGGACCGTGGCTATGAATGGGGGAGAGATCTGAGAACAACGCTGAAGAAGGCGTACGGATCGAGGTCAGCAGGAGGCAACCCCAGTGCCAGTGCGCTTGCTGCTGTATCAGTggtgcccagcacagggcctggcacacgcAGGAAGTCCACCAAAGTGTACTGGAGACTGACGGGGCCCAGAATCTGGGTGGACGGACTGGCACTGGCAGGAAGAGGGCCCAGCTGACACTGTGATGTCAGtggcggggggggaggggcaggcatgaGCAGAGTGCAGGGCCAGGCCTCCTCGGGGCTCTGCTGCCTTGGGGCCAGCCCACAAAGGAAGAGGTGGTGAGTCTCTTGGAGATTGCTTCGTGGCACCCTCCCACGGGGGACTTCTGTTGCCTCACTCTCAAATCCAGCCGTCACTTGGCCTTTATCCCTTCCACAGCTGTGCCTTCCCACAAAGGCCAGCAGATGGTGCCAGTGAGCCACCAGACTCCCCTGGAGCAGCCCCAGGGAGTCAGTCAGCCTGGCTCCTCCGGAGCCTGGGAGGCTAAGGGTCCTGCTAACCAGGTTTCTGATAGAGGCAGACTGGGAGGTGGGACAAAGGACTAAAAGAGATGGTCTCTGAGCTTCCGGGCAGGGTGGCAGCAGGGCTCTGCTCCTTCGGGTTGCCCTTCAATTCCCTGTGCTGCCAGGCCCTGCCTTATCAGCCAgggctcctgccctctgccccccttcccctcctctccctggaggcccctgccagcccaggCTCCCGGTTCTGGCAGAGGCTGGTTCTCTGCCCCCAGGCAGGCATGACCTGGCACCAAGcctcagacagggctgggccggccCCTCCCAGCCATGACAGCTTAAACTACCTTCTGCTTCGAGAATGTCTCCACCTGATGAGGGGTAAGGGCTCAGTGGCTAAGGAGGCCACAAGCAGCTGGAGCACAGGTCCTGAGGAGGAGGCACGGCTTCCTAGCCTAGGACGTGGGAGGAACAGGGCAGGGGTATATAAAAATGGGTCAGCTTGTCCAGTCCCCTGAAGATCAAAAACCCCATAACACTAATGAATGGTTTTGCCCAAAGTGGCAGCGTCCAGAAGCTGAGCTGGAAAACCCCCCTTCCCCATCCTAGCTGTCCTATACCCCACAGCCAAAGGCCAGTCCCACCACCCACCTCCGGCAAGGCTCCCTCCCCACTGGAAGCTTCCGGATGATGAGTCAGGACCCTTCCCAGCTCCTCAAAGCTCAGTGGACGACCTTGCTTTTCAGTCTGTCCTCACCTGCTCCGGAAAGTGCTGGTACCACCTGTGTGGCCTGGATCTGGAAGgctccccacagccccctccccagctcctaaGAGCTGAGGCTGGAGAGATGACGACAGAGTCTTGGTGGGGTGGTGAGAGCCGAGCAGAGAGGTACCCGGTCTAAGGCTCAGGTCGGGAAGTCAGGCCATGGTGTTGTGTCCACCTCTTAGCTGGGGCCATGGATTCAAGGCAACAGGAGCCGGTGGGTTTGGAAAACAAACGTCACCCTGACATTTCCAGGCCTGACATGACCCAGGCCGAGGGAGAGTTACCAGAAACACACACCAGTGtgctcacatgtacacacagggtTGTGGCATAGGGAGTGACACAGACAAATGGTGCGATGGGTCATGTGGCCCCCATGAGCACAAGTGCACACAAACTCAGGCACACAAGGTCATGTTTCCAAGGTCaggcacacacaccctccccaggCCACTCCTGCTTCCCAGAGCCAGGGTTAGCGTGTCATCTGTACTTACAGGAGGAACAGGTGGAGGCACAGGAGTGGCTCTGGGTGGAGAGGCCTCTCCCTGTAAGTGGGTCTGGCTTCCAGCCCCCCATGCTGGGCGGCAGAGTCATTGTCATGAAGTCCTGGCACAGAGCctgagccaggagagaatgggCAGCAGGCTAGGTCTGAGCTCCCAGAACACAGACAGGCCTTGGAGGCCCACGGAAGGCAGGAGCTCCCTGTGCTGTGGGCTGCACTTACTTCCctcagcacagagcctggcagccAGGTACTGGCAACAACTCCCAGAGCCTTGCAGAGCCCTGGCATAGATGCCAGGCACAGGGTGCCAGACATGGGGGTGGATAGGGTGGGGGGGGTCGCTGGGCCACACACAAACAAGGACCTTCATACACACAGGCAGGGAAATGTATCTACACCCACACCCTTTTTTTCATCCCCTGGGGATTCAGCGGGGCAGGGACCACCCTGTCCTAGAGATTGCCCTCACTGCCGCCCAGGTGTCCTCATTGGCCTGTCTCTTGGGGTTTAGGAGTAGGCCGGAGGTAATGAGAGGCTGGAGtgctcccttccccccccccccattcgcTCGGGAGGTGGAGTTGTGCATCCCCAGGGCTGGGTCcaggagggaagggggaaaggcGGGGCAGTCACCCTGCTCCCGTAGCCGGGCCCCAGGCAGGCTTTGTGGTCAGGAGCTGCTCAGGTGTGAACGCGCACTGGGGCGCGTACACCCGGGATCCAAGGCCGGGCACGGGAGGGCTGGCCCCTCGCGAAGTTCCGTCTGCAAAGAGGTGGTTCATGACCTCAGGTGTCTCTCCCAGAAGCAGCGGCTGAGCGGCCCTGGGCGCGCGGTGGGGGCGCAGGAGTGGGCGGATGCCGGGCGCCAAGGCTGGACCGACCAGCCCTCTCCCTGGCGCGGCCCTCCTGGCGCGGCAACTTTGGGACTTTGTTCCTGCTTCTTCGAAAGCGGATCTggctgaggggcggggcgggctgcGGGGAGGGGGCACCTGCCCGGCGTGGGGTGcggggaaggagaagaggagggaatccccgccccctgccccgccccctgccccgccctcacCCCCGCCCCCGGGGCTCTTTATAAGCCCGGCCCGAGGGCGAGCAGAGAAAGCGAGTATCCCACCCGCCCCAGGCCGGTGTTCCTTTGCATCCCGTGCCCCGGCCCCGAGTCCCTCTCCTCgctccccagcccggccccgccccgccccggcccagcccggccGCCATGGAGCGCTGGCCTTGGCCGTCGGGCGGCGCCTGGCTGCTCGTGGCCGCCCGCGCGCTGCTACAGCTGCTGCGCGCAGACCTGCGTCTGGGCCGCCCGCTGCTGGCGGCGCTGGCGCTGCTGGCCGCGCTCGACTGGCTGTGCCAGCGCCTGCTGCCCCCGCCGGCCGCACTCGCCGTGCTGGCGGCCGCCGGCTGGATCGCGTTGTCCCGCCTGGCGCGCCCGCCACGCCTGCCCGTGGCCACTCGCGCGGTGCTCATCACCGGTGAGTGCGCGGGGACTCCAGACTCCAGGGCGGGACCCGACACCCCGAGGGATCCCCATAGACACGGCCAAGGCGGTTTCCCCAGCGCATGAGTGAGCCTCCCTCTCCCCTGGGTGCAGGGAGAGAGCCAAGTAGGAAGGGCCGGGCGCCTCCCCAAGTCCGGGTGAACTACCTGCCGCCGCGGAGAGCGCTTGAGGGAAAGTGAGGCAGGGAGTAGGCAGGTGCGGAAAGGAAACCGGAGGCTGAGACTGAAGGGCCCTCCTGGAATTTGGGGGCTGATGCTATGCCTCTCCCCAAGCAGCGGACTTAGGGCAGGGAACAGAGGAGGGACTTCAGAGGTTTTGAGACGGGCGGGTGTCACCCTTTGAACTCTGCCTGACatccccacgtgggacaccccATCTCCTCTTTATTCCCTGAGACCAGAGGAAGGCCGTTAGATGGGGAGCAGCCCCCTCCCAGTTGGCTGGGATCCTTGGAGTTCAGAGGGCTTAAGGTCACCAGGAGGTGAGCCGGCCATTCAGCTGCCTCTCTGGTCCAGCCAGCCTCCCTACCCCCACCAGAGCACAGAGGGAGCGGTCCGGAGTGCACCCAGCACCCCACCTCCATCCCTCCGGGCCTTCAGTGCCTAGGAAAGAGGTGCTGGAGAGCTGGGCTCAGGTGCCTCCCGCGCCGGGCTGAGCTCCCTTTGTCTGGAGCAGGGAATAAATCTGTCAccaggagggaaggggaaggggggctAAGGCCCAGCCggaagtggggaggaggagaaaggccaGGGGGCACTGGCTGCAttgcatggggtgggggaggggtggcctagtctctctctcccagcccccaTGGCTTTGGACAGGTGCTCTGCTCTTAGCCCCTTGCTTTGTGCCTGGGCTGGGGAACAGCCTGCAGACTGGCTTCTCAGAGCCCTCGATCCAGTAGGGGGCCCTGAACGACCAGAAGGGGCTGCAAACTTCCCAGAGGAGGAAATCCTGGAGTCTGGCCTCAGCGTGGAGATAGGGAGAAGGTTAAAGGCGTCTTGGATCAGAGAAAGGATAGCAAGTAGAAGCTTAAGGTGGGGCATTAGCAAGACCAGGTAGGGGACAGGTAGGCAAACAGCCGGCTGCAGGGGTGTGGTGGGCTGTGGGGCTGTTTCCTTGGGAGCAGACATGAATGTCAGGTAAGAAGCCAGAATGTGTTGAGGTGGGGTTGAGGGGGCCTGAGGATGGCAGGAAGACCGGACATACCCAAGTTTGGGGCTCAGCGTGAAGCCTCAGGGACCCCAGTCTCGGGTTTGAGACTCTCCTGCTGTGAACAGGGTCTAGGGTGCAGGCTTTGCCCTCAGGGCCAGGGAAGATGGTTTGACTTTGTGAGCTGCCTCAGTAGTACCCAGGCCATCTGCAGGCACAGTGGCCCCACTGAGTTTTTCTTGAGATCTTACCTCTGTGGTTGCAAAGTTCTGGGCTAGGGGTGAGCCTCCAAGTTTCCCAGTTGCCTGAACACTCCAGGGTTTCCTCTCTCCCCACGAGCTGCAAGACAAGTGGGTGACCAGGCCCTGTCCCACCTGCCAAGACAGCTGTGCCCTGTGCCTCCACGCACCCCTCCCTGGGAACTGCTCACCAGAGCTACTGTGGAGTGCGGCCGTGGGGTCTGGGCGAGGCCTGGGTGTTTGTGCACTGACGCGTGGCAGGGGTCTCACATCCAGGCAGGTTGCAGGTAGCTACAGGCATCTGAGTGTGCAGATGGGCAAGAGCACGGGCTGAGGCTCTGGGAGACCTTCTTTTCCCTGTGGAGGGTCTGTCTGctccgggggagggggagcaaaggcacgcacacgtacacacacacacatgcttactCCCCTCTCCCAGGCAGACTTGTGCGGGAAGCCCCCCTCAGCCTGGGCTGGCACCCTCAGTCACACAAAGCCCATCTCAGAGCCCCATGCCTAGCGTTGTTCTCATCCTCACCAGAGGGTGAAACTGAGATGGGGGAGGTGCTGAACATCTGGAGGTGGGGAATCAGTAGGACCACTGGGGCTCCAGAGAGCCTCCTTCTTCACTGGCCCTCCGGCTCCCCTCACTGGCCACCCACTGAGCCAGGATGGGAATGGAAACCATCAAGGAAGCAGGGGCTTACCAGTACCAGGGACCCCTGCACCGCGTGGTGGTTCTCTCTGCATACCAAAGACAGGAAATCAACTCTGCAAAAGTGGTAACTGACCTCCCGGTCTGACTTGGTGGGTGTGAGAAGGGATTTAAATGCAGGTCTGTTCTGTTCTCCATCCATCATAGTCCCTGTCCTGGGAGCAAATAGTCTGGAGCTCGGAAAATACCCAGGCATTCCTAAGGCAGAGGGGTCAAAGGTGAGGTGGGAATGGCCTCCAGCTTGCCTAGATCCTGGAACCACAGTTGGGGGTGCTGAGGCTGGGAAGGAAGGCGGGTCTTGGTGCAAGGCCTGAGTGATAGCATCCGAGAGCTTGGGCTGCGCTGAGCCTTGGCAAGGTTTTCAGCAGCAGAGTGATCCTGTCATTTTTGGAAAGATCTCTCTGGCTGGTTAGGTAGAGAATGGATTCAAGGGGGCAAGCCAGGACAAGATTAGAAGGGGCTGCTTTAGTGTTCAGATACAGGAAGGAGAAGCCTGGATGAGGGCAGCCAGAAAGGAAGGGGGGCTGTGAAGTTAAGACCCACATGTGAGCTGTGGCCTATTGCTAAGAAGCAGAGGGCCGTCAGGGCCAGGACTGGATCTCAGGCTGACCTTGGAGCCAGTCCTGGCCTTACGTACTCAGTGCTAACTGGGTGACTTTGGGAAGCATTACTAGGTCTTTAGTTTCCTCTTCTAAACAGTGGGGCTCACAAACTATGTTTGATGGTAGAGCTACGAGGAGTCAGAGATGATAGCCCACATGGGGTTGGTGCTCAGGGCTCAGCCTGCCAGAGATAGGTTAAGGGAGGAGGGAGCGCAGCTGATTGCTGGCAGGTTAGGTGTTCAGGCACATGGACTACATCCAGACCCTGGTGATCCTGGGGTTATCTCGGGCTGGACTGGACCACACTGAGAATTCACTGGCTCCCCTGCTCTGGCCAGGCTGTGACTCTGGGTTTGGCAAGGAGACAGCCAAGAAATTGGATGCCATGGGCTTCACGGTGCTGGCCACTGTGTTGGAGATGAATGGGCCTGGTGCCCTAGAGCTGCGTGCCTGCTGTTCACCTCGCTTGAAGCTGCTCCAGATGGATCTGACCAAGCCAGCAGACATTAGCCGGGCACTGGAGTTCACCAAGGCCCACACCACCAGCACGGGTGAGTGCAGCTCCATACAGAGGGGGGGCAGGTGGAAGAGGGGCTGTGGTTGACCTGGGGTCTCCCTGCCTGGTTCTGTGCCCTCAGGTCTGTGGGGCCTGGTCAACAACGCAGGTCACAACGATGTAGTGGCCGATGTGGAGCTGTCTCCTGTCGCCACGTTCCGCAACTGCATGGAGGTGAACTTCTTTGGTGCCCTTGAGCTGACCAAGGGCCTCCTGCCGCT contains:
- the HSD11B2 gene encoding 11-beta-hydroxysteroid dehydrogenase type 2, which produces MERWPWPSGGAWLLVAARALLQLLRADLRLGRPLLAALALLAALDWLCQRLLPPPAALAVLAAAGWIALSRLARPPRLPVATRAVLITGCDSGFGKETAKKLDAMGFTVLATVLEMNGPGALELRACCSPRLKLLQMDLTKPADISRALEFTKAHTTSTGLWGLVNNAGHNDVVADVELSPVATFRNCMEVNFFGALELTKGLLPLLRRSRGRIVTLGSPAGDMPYPCLAAYGTSKAAMALLMDAFSCELLPWGVKVSVIQPGCFKTESVSNVSHWEQRKQLLLANLPGELRQAYGEDYIEHLHREFLHSLRLALPDLSPVVDAITDALLAARPRRRYYPGRGLGLMYFIHYYLPEGLRRRFLQSFFINPCLPRALRPGQPGTTPAPDTAQDNPSPNPDPSLVGAR